The genomic region GGCCCGGCGATGGGCCGGGGTCGCGGCCAGGTCGACGTCGCCGAGCCGTACCGTGCCCCGCTGAATCGACAGCGCGCCCATGACCGCGCGCATGAAGGTGGTCTTGCCCGCGCCGTTGCGGCCGATGAGGCCGCACATGGAGCCCGACGGAACGCTGAGATGGACCCCGCGCAGGATCGGCGTGGCGCCGATGCTCACGTCGAGGCCGCCGACGGCCAAGGTATCCTCCCCGGATGAGGTCCGCCCTGACGCCGGCGGCGGTGCTGCCGCGCCCGCGTCATGACTCCGGCCGAGCACATACTCGCGCACGCCATCGTCCCGCATTGCCTGCGCGGTGGGAGCGTCGCAGATGATCTCGCCCTGATAGAAGGCGAGCACGCGGTCCACGTAGCGCTCGACGATCTCCATGTCGTGCTCGATGAAAAGCACGGTGGTGCGCTCCTCCTTCAGCGCCTGCATGAGGATGTCCATGATCGCGAACTTCTCCTCGGCGCTGATGCCGCTGGTGGGCTCGTCCAGCATGAGCAGCTTGGGCTTGCGCACCGTGGCCATGGCGATGTCCAGGAGCTTGCGTATGCCCTGGGGCAGCGCGGAGCCGATGGCGTCCCGGTACTCCGCGATCTGGTAACGCGCCAGGTGGGCTTCCACCCGCGCCGCCCGCTCTTCCTCCATGAGCGGCATCAGCAGGCTCGCCCCGTCCTCCTCGGCCACGCCGAAGGCCATCATCAGGTTGTCGAAGACGGTCTCCGACAGGAAGACCTGGGGTACCTGAAACGAGCGGCAAAGGCCGAGGCGCGTGATGGCCCGCACCGAGAGGCCGAGAATGCTGCGGCCCATGAACTCCACGGTGCCGCCGCCGGGCGGGAGATGGCCGGTGACGAGGTTGACGAACGTGGTCTTGCCGGCCCCGTTGGCGCCGATGACCCCGATGGTCTCCCCCTCCTCCACCACGACGTTGATGTCATGGGCGGCCACCACGGCGCCGAAGGACTTCTCGAGATCGTGGACTTCCAGGACGGCGGACATGGCCGGCTATGCCTCTTCCTCTTTC from Deltaproteobacteria bacterium harbors:
- a CDS encoding ATP-binding cassette domain-containing protein, which produces MSAVLEVHDLEKSFGAVVAAHDINVVVEEGETIGVIGANGAGKTTFVNLVTGHLPPGGGTVEFMGRSILGLSVRAITRLGLCRSFQVPQVFLSETVFDNLMMAFGVAEEDGASLLMPLMEEERAARVEAHLARYQIAEYRDAIGSALPQGIRKLLDIAMATVRKPKLLMLDEPTSGISAEEKFAIMDILMQALKEERTTVLFIEHDMEIVERYVDRVLAFYQGEIICDAPTAQAMRDDGVREYVLGRSHDAGAAAPPPASGRTSSGEDTLAVGGLDVSIGATPILRGVHLSVPSGSMCGLIGRNGAGKTTFMRAVMGALSIQRGTVRLGDVDLAATPAHRRAHLGIGFMPEDRRLVPELTAEENILLPVWATRADNARERLRWIYGLMPEVEEFRRRGATSLSGGQQKFVAFARALMCGTRLLLLDEPGEGIAPIFAQRMVEILDDLKKEGASVLVAESNDVHIARLLDRTFVIERGSIVDGG